The following proteins are co-located in the Polymorphospora rubra genome:
- a CDS encoding tryptophan 2,3-dioxygenase family protein, with product MVPLRELTNWLSGGADPATFPYDEVVAEFQRTGKHFVDKELLALLDQCRAVAGPAGLLRTFLDIVLDKWDSRYDYRTYLALPLLRMPRQDRNANDRLLVQLIADALAFEAAAETGGTDLLPEQRPEPPLVTKRYRLGLRAASPVLARLGVPAPLGAPQPAAALHALVVADQTPDERRDLRLTMLPVYVVHDEYLFIRVLQAYECTFASLAAELESAVAALADGLVQPAADHLGHARDLLNQAAPLFSLIATMQPDSFRTFRLYTEGASAIQSRSYKLVESLCRTPEVTRLESPAFRSVPDIREQVLAGQPSVEQAYRAADRAGLLPAPDRHLLDERMADFAAALLQWRQTHYRIATRMLGTRTGTGYTEGTPYLAAARSIPVFGPESGGEAP from the coding sequence ATGGTTCCCTTGCGTGAGCTGACGAACTGGCTGTCCGGCGGGGCCGACCCCGCAACCTTTCCCTACGACGAGGTGGTCGCCGAGTTCCAGCGCACCGGCAAGCACTTCGTCGACAAGGAACTGCTCGCCCTGCTCGACCAGTGTCGGGCGGTGGCCGGTCCGGCGGGGCTGCTGCGGACCTTTCTCGACATCGTCCTCGACAAGTGGGACAGCCGCTACGACTACCGCACCTACCTGGCCCTGCCGCTGCTGCGAATGCCGCGGCAGGACCGAAACGCGAACGACCGGCTCCTCGTCCAACTGATCGCCGACGCGCTCGCCTTCGAGGCGGCCGCCGAGACCGGCGGCACCGACCTGCTGCCCGAACAGCGTCCCGAACCGCCGCTGGTCACCAAGCGTTACCGGCTCGGGCTGCGGGCCGCGTCGCCCGTGCTGGCCCGGCTCGGGGTGCCGGCACCGCTCGGGGCACCGCAGCCGGCCGCCGCGCTGCACGCGCTGGTGGTCGCCGACCAGACCCCCGACGAGCGGCGCGACCTGCGGCTGACCATGCTGCCGGTCTACGTCGTGCACGACGAATACCTGTTCATCCGGGTGCTCCAGGCGTACGAGTGCACGTTCGCGTCGCTCGCCGCCGAACTGGAGTCGGCCGTCGCGGCCCTCGCCGACGGTCTCGTCCAGCCGGCGGCCGACCATCTCGGCCACGCCCGGGACCTGCTCAACCAGGCGGCACCCCTGTTCTCGCTGATCGCGACCATGCAGCCGGACTCGTTCCGCACCTTCCGGCTCTACACCGAGGGCGCCAGCGCCATCCAGTCCCGGTCCTACAAGCTCGTCGAGTCGCTCTGTCGTACGCCGGAGGTGACCCGTCTCGAGTCGCCCGCCTTCCGGTCGGTACCCGACATCCGCGAACAGGTACTGGCCGGGCAACCGTCGGTTGAGCAGGCGTACCGGGCGGCGGACCGGGCCGGGCTGCTACCGGCTCCCGACCGGCACCTGCTCGACGAGCGGATGGCCGACTTCGCCGCGGCGCTGCTCCAGTGGCGCCAGACCCACTACCGGATCGCGACCCGGATGCTCGGCACCCGCACCGGAACCGGATACACCGAGGGCACGCCCTATCTGGCCGCCGCCCGGTCCATACCGGTCTTCGGCCCGGAAAGCGGAGGCGAGGCCCCATGA
- a CDS encoding MFS transporter, with amino-acid sequence MGGSRFSVARLLPPSGLPRVIAFQSGMLAVGSGSFLTGSLVFFTHVLGLTPLQIGAGFSIAGLTGVATSLPLGALADRIGGQRAWVIGAIGSALTFAVYPLVPSFAGFVVLMVVAAATDSFTTAGRTIYTADALPAKDRVRTMAFARTYLNAGFTVGTGLGALVLAFDSTAALVAMVLLNSAMALLNAFIVARLPAAPVVHHDKEVTRSRLAVFKDVPYVSIAALLAIMMFHSVILIEILPLWAITHTDAPKPILGVMLALNTVLAITLQVPASRGADSLPGTARLLRRAALVTAIACPVAALSGITSGVWTIAVLILAVVLITATELWFSAALWFFQTDVPPEASRGVYIGTAQTISSVADIFAPVGLTLLAIQTGGWGWWVIAAIFLLCAVFARPAVGWVARTPRLDGLTAEQRAATAPVPEAAG; translated from the coding sequence ATGGGTGGGAGCCGGTTCAGCGTAGCCAGACTCCTGCCGCCGTCGGGGTTGCCGCGGGTCATCGCGTTCCAGTCCGGCATGCTCGCCGTCGGCAGCGGCTCGTTCCTCACCGGCAGCCTCGTGTTCTTCACCCACGTCCTCGGGCTCACCCCGTTGCAGATCGGGGCCGGCTTCTCGATCGCGGGGCTGACCGGCGTGGCCACCTCGCTGCCGCTGGGAGCGCTGGCCGACCGGATCGGCGGGCAGCGGGCCTGGGTCATCGGGGCGATCGGCTCGGCCCTGACCTTTGCCGTCTATCCCCTGGTCCCGTCGTTCGCGGGCTTCGTCGTGCTGATGGTCGTGGCCGCCGCCACCGACTCGTTCACCACCGCCGGCCGCACGATCTACACCGCCGATGCGCTGCCGGCCAAGGACCGGGTACGGACGATGGCCTTCGCGCGGACGTACCTCAACGCCGGCTTCACCGTCGGCACCGGACTCGGTGCCCTGGTGCTGGCGTTCGACTCCACCGCCGCACTCGTCGCGATGGTGCTGCTCAACTCGGCGATGGCACTGCTGAACGCCTTCATCGTGGCCCGGCTGCCGGCCGCGCCGGTGGTCCACCACGACAAGGAGGTCACCCGTTCGCGGCTGGCGGTGTTCAAGGACGTCCCGTACGTCTCGATCGCCGCCCTGCTCGCGATCATGATGTTCCACTCGGTGATCCTCATCGAGATCCTGCCGCTGTGGGCGATCACGCACACCGACGCCCCGAAGCCCATCCTCGGCGTGATGCTGGCCCTCAACACGGTGCTGGCGATCACGCTCCAGGTGCCGGCGTCGCGCGGTGCGGACTCGCTGCCGGGCACGGCCCGCCTGCTCCGCCGGGCCGCCCTGGTCACCGCGATCGCCTGCCCGGTGGCGGCGCTGTCCGGCATCACCAGCGGCGTCTGGACGATCGCCGTGCTCATCCTCGCCGTGGTGCTGATCACCGCCACCGAACTGTGGTTCTCGGCGGCGCTGTGGTTCTTCCAGACCGATGTTCCACCGGAGGCATCGCGCGGGGTCTACATCGGCACGGCCCAGACGATCAGTTCGGTGGCCGACATCTTCGCGCCGGTCGGCCTGACGCTCCTCGCGATCCAGACCGGCGGCTGGGGCTGGTGGGTCATCGCGGCGATCTTCCTGCTCTGCGCGGTCTTCGCCCGGCCGGCTGTCGGCTGGGTCGCCCGCACGCCCAGGCTCGACGGGCTCACGGCGGAACAACGGGCGGCGACGGCACCGGTTCCCGAGGCTGCCGGGTAG
- a CDS encoding DinB family protein yields the protein MSEVWSRGDLRPPGIDADEKTTLLGFLDYLREAVIAKTVGVDDRSARAAGVPSGTSLLGIVKHLTAVELNWFVWAYAGQDEPLADDESPPHADETVGDLVVAYRAAVARCNGIVRDCADLGRPGVRSLRETDPPTMRWVLLHMIEETARHAGHADIIRERIDGAVGR from the coding sequence ATGTCGGAGGTGTGGTCCCGTGGCGACCTGCGGCCGCCGGGCATCGACGCGGACGAGAAGACGACGCTGCTCGGGTTTCTCGACTACCTGCGCGAGGCGGTGATCGCCAAGACGGTCGGTGTGGACGATCGGTCGGCCCGTGCCGCGGGGGTGCCGTCGGGTACGAGCCTGCTCGGCATCGTGAAGCACCTGACCGCCGTCGAGCTGAACTGGTTCGTGTGGGCGTACGCGGGCCAGGACGAGCCGCTGGCCGACGACGAGTCACCGCCGCACGCGGACGAGACGGTGGGGGATCTCGTCGTCGCCTACCGGGCGGCGGTGGCCCGCTGCAACGGGATCGTCCGCGACTGCGCCGACCTGGGCCGGCCCGGGGTCCGGTCGCTACGGGAGACCGACCCGCCCACGATGCGCTGGGTGCTCCTCCACATGATCGAGGAGACGGCGCGGCACGCCGGACACGCGGACATCATCCGCGAACGGATCGACGGCGCTGTCGGCCGGTGA
- a CDS encoding tryptophan 2,3-dioxygenase family protein — translation MKRDTRPVLPGDGDSDYARYMRTDVLLDLQRRPEETVHRDELLFQVVHQSAELWFKLAVAELAEATARVDAGEPAPAELHLARATLAVRLVTDQLDMFRHLSPAVFQALQPALGNGSGAESPGWRQAQAASRQLGQAFRRLLGERGTDLPTLYAGDPADPVYRFGEAMIDWDEQVALWRVRHYKIAIRVGSHGVVGTKGSPSDVLARLIDYRFFPEIWQARADVAMGDGSLA, via the coding sequence GTGAAGCGAGACACCCGACCTGTGCTGCCCGGGGACGGCGATAGCGACTACGCACGTTACATGCGTACCGATGTATTACTCGACCTGCAGCGACGGCCCGAGGAGACAGTCCACCGTGACGAGCTGCTCTTCCAGGTCGTTCACCAGTCGGCGGAGCTGTGGTTCAAGCTCGCCGTCGCCGAGCTGGCCGAGGCGACCGCCCGCGTCGACGCGGGGGAGCCCGCGCCGGCCGAACTCCACCTGGCCCGGGCCACACTCGCGGTGCGGCTCGTCACCGACCAACTGGACATGTTCCGGCACCTGAGTCCCGCCGTCTTCCAGGCGCTGCAACCGGCGCTCGGCAACGGCTCGGGAGCCGAGTCACCGGGCTGGCGACAGGCCCAGGCCGCGAGCCGCCAACTCGGGCAGGCGTTCCGCCGGCTGCTCGGCGAGCGCGGTACCGACCTGCCGACGCTGTACGCGGGCGACCCCGCCGATCCGGTCTACCGGTTCGGCGAGGCGATGATCGACTGGGACGAGCAGGTGGCACTCTGGCGGGTCAGGCACTACAAGATCGCCATCCGGGTCGGCAGCCACGGCGTCGTCGGCACCAAGGGCAGCCCGTCGGACGTGCTCGCGAGGCTCATCGACTACCGCTTCTTCCCCGAGATCTGGCAGGCGCGTGCGGACGTTGCCATGGGCGATGGTTCCCTTGCGTGA
- a CDS encoding aminotransferase class V-fold PLP-dependent enzyme — protein sequence MTAIRAEFPLLETCVYLNSNSTGAVPRAAQAVLTDYWQTLRTWRDDVWQGWHEGLDRYADGLAAFIGAPPGSVVTDANLSTLLARIASCFDYRAPRNRIVTTDREFPTIPFVWRAASRYGAHLDEVGDGGPRIDQDALEERIDERTLLVCVPHASFSSGATVDLARLVKHAHDAGALVVVDAFQSVGIMPLDVTALGVDFVLGGSHKWMCGVGTAFLYVRPDLAPTLRPAATGWQAGDRALTFQPSTGFAPGAQRFAGGTPYPLTSLISQIGLDLLAGVGIDAIRKHSLACTDRILARAGAAGIPVVSPVEPHRRGGVVCLDVPDGEAVKRRLAARDMICSWRGYLRIGPHIYNTLDEVDRFMDALEDECR from the coding sequence ATGACCGCGATCCGCGCCGAATTTCCGCTGCTGGAGACCTGCGTCTATCTCAACAGCAACTCGACCGGGGCCGTGCCACGCGCCGCGCAGGCCGTCCTCACCGACTACTGGCAGACCCTGCGTACGTGGCGCGACGACGTCTGGCAGGGCTGGCACGAGGGCCTCGACCGGTATGCCGACGGGCTGGCGGCGTTCATCGGCGCACCCCCGGGCAGCGTCGTCACCGATGCCAACCTGAGCACCCTCCTGGCCCGGATCGCCTCCTGTTTCGACTACCGCGCCCCGCGCAACCGGATCGTCACGACCGACCGCGAGTTCCCGACGATCCCGTTCGTCTGGCGCGCCGCCAGCCGGTACGGCGCCCACCTTGACGAGGTCGGCGACGGCGGACCCCGGATCGACCAGGACGCGTTGGAGGAACGGATCGACGAGCGGACGCTGCTGGTGTGCGTGCCGCACGCCAGCTTCTCCTCCGGCGCGACGGTCGACCTGGCCCGGCTGGTCAAGCACGCCCACGATGCCGGGGCGCTGGTCGTCGTCGACGCGTTCCAGAGCGTCGGCATCATGCCGCTCGACGTGACCGCGCTCGGCGTCGACTTCGTGCTCGGCGGTTCGCACAAGTGGATGTGCGGCGTCGGCACCGCCTTCCTGTACGTCCGCCCCGACCTGGCCCCGACACTGCGGCCGGCCGCGACCGGATGGCAGGCCGGCGACCGGGCGCTGACATTCCAGCCGTCGACGGGGTTCGCGCCGGGGGCGCAGCGGTTCGCCGGCGGCACCCCGTACCCGCTCACCTCGCTGATCTCGCAGATCGGCCTGGACCTGCTCGCCGGGGTCGGCATCGACGCCATCCGGAAGCACTCGCTGGCCTGCACCGACCGGATCCTGGCCCGGGCCGGGGCGGCCGGTATCCCGGTGGTCAGCCCGGTGGAGCCGCACCGCCGCGGCGGCGTCGTCTGCCTCGACGTCCCCGACGGCGAAGCGGTCAAGCGGCGGCTCGCCGCCCGCGACATGATCTGCAGCTGGCGCGGCTACCTGCGGATCGGCCCACACATCTACAACACGCTCGACGAGGTCGACCGCTTCATGGACGCGCTGGAGGACGAATGTCGATGA